Part of the Oncorhynchus kisutch isolate 150728-3 linkage group LG2, Okis_V2, whole genome shotgun sequence genome, CTTTTAATTCAGAATTTATACTGCATGCTGGAAATAAACATAGTCAGGATTCCCATCTACTGTTGGCCTATGGAAAAGCAGGCTGTTGAACCAGCGAGGAAATGgttatcagaacagtgattactcacttTGTACTGGACTTAGatattttctttaatgagtcggacgcaAAGTATTTATTTCAGACAccggacaaggcccaaatccccatcattcgcTTGAAGAGGAGACTGAGATATAGGGGACaaaggtcggggtgccttgtaagaatcAGATGGCAAGTGGGTAACCCGCTTCTACCATCCATCCTATtagctaacgtgcaatcattggataataaaatggatgagctccgatcaagactatcctaccaacaggacattaaaactGTAATATATTATGTTTTACAAGTCGTAgctgaacgacaacatggataatatacatctgGTTGGGTTTTCCttgcatcggcaagatagaacagctgctcTGGTAAGACAAGCGGTGGTgttctgtgtctatttgtcaataacagctggtgcacgaaatctaatattaaggaagtctcgaggtagagtatctcatgataagctgtagaccatactatttaccaagagagttttcatctatattttttctTAACTGTCTATTtaacaccacaaaccgatgctggcactaacacTGCACTCAACGAGcagtataaggccataagcaaacaagaaaatgctcatccagaggcgacgCTCCTCTTGGCCGGGGaatttaatgcaggcaaacttaaatccgttttacctcatttctaccagaatGTCACaggtgcaaccagaggggggaaaaaaactctagaccagctttactccacacacagagatgcatacaaagctctcctttgccctccatttggcaaatctaaccataactctatcctaCTGATTAATGCTTAAAAGCaacaactaaagcaggaagtaccagtgactcactcaatacggaagtgatcagatgacacagatgctaagCTAGAGGACTATTTTGCAAGCACAGACTGcaaaatgttctgggattcttctgatagcattgaggagtacaccacatcaatcaCTGGCTTCCTCAATAAatgcatcgatgatgtcatccccactgtgactgtacgtacataccaggagccatggattacaggtaactGAGCTAACCCAGgggcttataagaaatcccgctatgccctccgacgaatcatcaaacaggcaaagtgtcaatacaggactaagattgaatcctactatgccggctccgacgctcgtcagatgtgacAGGACTTGCAAACAATTACGGACTACAGAGGGAAGCACAGCTGCCATCTGCCCAGTGACACgtgcctaccagacaagctaaatgacttctatgcgcagttcaaggcaagcaacactgaaacatgcatgagagcacaatCTGGTATGACTGTATGATCAcactccgtagctgatgtgagtaagacctctAAACATATCAACATTCCCAAGGCCGCAGGACCAGAtgtattaccaggacgtgtactccgagcatgtgctaACCAACTGGTAAagtgtattcactgacattttcaacctgtccctgaccgagtctgtaataccaacatgtttcaagcagaccaccatagtccctgtgttcAAGAACACCAAGGAGACACCAaagtaatctgcctaaatgactaccgacccgtagcactcacgtctgtagccacgacgtgctttgaaaggctggtcatggctcatgtcatcaccattatcccaaaaaccctagacccactgcaatttgcatactgccccaacagatccacagatgacggaatctctattgcactccacactgccctttccaacctagataaaaggaacacctacgtttgaatactattcattgactgcagctcagcgttcaacaccatagtgccctcaaagctcatcactaagccaaggaccctaggactaaacacatccctctgcaactggatcctggacttcctgacaggccatccccaggtggtaagggtaggtaacaacacatctgccttgCTGATCCTCAATACAGGGGCACCTCAggtgtgcatgctcagtcccctcctgttcactcattactgcatggccaaacacgactccaacaccatcattaagtttgccaaagacacaacagtgtcctgattaccgacaatgatgagtcagtctatagggaggaggtcaaagacctggcagtgtggtgtcaggattACCTCCTCgccctcaacgtaatcaagacaatgatcatggactacaggaaaaggatggCCGGGCACACCCCagttctcatcgacagggctgtagacgagcagattgagagcttcaagttccttggtgtccatatcaccaacgaACTGTCATGGTACAAACACACAACGACAGCCCTAAAGAGGccacgacaacgcctattcctcctcaggagactgaaaagatttggcatgggtcctcggatcctaaaaaaaaaatctacagctgcaccaccgcctggtatggcaactgctcggcctccgacagcGAGGCACTGCTGAGGGTAGactgtacggcccagtacatcactggggccaagcttccttccatccagAACCTTGacaacaggcggtgtcagaggaaggccctagtcatagaccagccaccctagtcatggactgttctctctgctgccacatggcaagtggtaccggagcgccaagtctaggtccaaaagtcttcttaacagcttctactgccaagctataagactcctgaacagctaactAAATGTCTACCCAGATTATTtgcaatgaccccccccccactctcatttttaagctgctgctactctctgttatctatgcatggtaacttcacctctacctacagtacatgtacatattacctaattACCTTAACTTGTGCCACCGCACAAGTGACTGTACCGGTAACCACtgcatatagcctcgctactgttcaTTTATTGTTCTCTTTAATTTTTTGTTAATTTTCTTTAGCTTATTTAGTAAATCATTTTTTAACACTTGTTCtcattaaaactgcattgttggttaagggcttgtaagtacacttttcactgtaaggtattgtTGTATTGATTTGGACACCGACACCTCTGACATTCTGAACTGTGACGTCACCTAAGGAAATGACTTCGATGACAGCATTTTTAGCTGTTAAATGCAAccacaaaaatgtatttttaccaCTATAATTTGTTCATGAGCGCGATAGCTCTACTTTTGGTTTATGGTTAAGGTAGCTAGTTTGCTGTTAATTAGTGAATGAATGTGTCAACTAGTTTTAAAGCATGTGAACGCACACACCTCGTTGCTCCGAGTTTACAGGTCATATCCCCCAACTCTCCCGGAGGTTGTGAATGCGTAATGAATATGGGTGAGACAACAAGTAAACATCAGACAGACTTCACAATGACCCACCTATCAGAACCTGACTCACCTATCAGAACCTGACTCACCTATCAGAACCTGACTCACCGATCCATCAGCTCATTATCTAGAAAATgggacaaagaataaaaacaGCCCTTAAATATTGCCTTTTCTTCCAGCTATCATTAACTATTATGCGAACAGCAATGCTAATATCTACCGCTGAGCTTCTCAACCTCACTCTGCCGCCCAACGTTTCTCCTCAAACATACTCCATACTGGGTCCTACACCTGCCCGTTCTCTACAGCAAAGCATGAACCGCCTTGTAAGCAAACGCTTACCTTTGAAGTTGTACCCCTAAGCATGCAGTGTCAAATGAGATACCTCAAGCCATACACCTGTCTTTGATGTGTGACTATATGTACACAGCAATAAGTCCTTTACTTAATGTGAGATTTAAGTAACATTTTCTGAACAATGCAGtgaaacacagaggacactgatACCATACTGGTGGTCTTTTGGGGGTGCAGTAGTGTTCTGTAACACAGCGTGGCAAAGGCTACGCAAAGCAAACCAACAAGGCCGTGAATTTCACATCATTTAAGAGAGCCTCCACATGCAAGTACAGAATAGAGTTTACACATCTTGATTAGACAAAACAATAGACAGAAAATAGAATATCACACGTCCTGTGTTGAGTGCTGGACTGAGAAGATGTCATAGGGAATGAACAGTGTGGTAGGGACAGGATTCAGAGTGGAATATTCGTATATCTACGGCTGGGTTAAGGGGTTGTCTTCTATATTGAGAGATTGGCCAGTAGTGTAATCTGATGAAATGTGGGTGTGTGTTAACTTTACCAGGGATACtgtgagagagaacatgagaacaAATTACTACTAACATTTTAGAGTCCTTTCCTACATCTAAAAAATCATTAGGAATGGGAACCCAAATAAAGGGAGACTTCAGAGtggacacacacaagcatgcacacactcacaactTTGCTTTTTGATACATGTTACCTATCCTATATCGATGAGACATTTTCCTGTGCAAGAGACCCATAAAGGAACATCATAAAACAAAGGATGGACATTCAAAAAGAGGGAGAGTGAATGTTATCCCGTAGTCAGCCAGTTCAACAAAAAGCCAGAACAGGAACacagtgtaaaaaaaaagagCAGAGAGAAACTCAGCAGTGAGGAGGCCTTCACAGTCAGACTGTGGCATTGTCCCACATTCCCACCACAGTCATGTTCTTTTtctctttgtttgtttgtctgtttgttttgattGATTTGTATGTCTCCAAGTAGTCCCAAACCTCAGCAAAGACTCCATTACCCAGAAAGCACGACGGCTGCAGATGTCAAGTCCACAGCACTTAGCATTCCCGACCAAGGCAGAGATGTTTCAAATCCTCATAGCCACGCTGTTGCCATGACAACGTAAGTCCTCAGCCATTCCATCACTCCTCGTTGGTGGGGGAACTCTCCTCCAGAGGGGCGAGGGAGGCAGGAAGACCCAAGCCCACTCCCGTTGCATTGTGGGATGCGGTGAGGGAGGCAACAGTGTGCAGGAGGACAAGGACAAGCAGGCAGAGTTTGAGCCGGCTGTTGCACAGTCTGCACGCAGCCGAGGAACTGAGAGAGGTTCGGTGGTGACAGGATGGGTGAGTTCTTTTGAGGGTCCCCCGAGAACGGTTGTTGTCTGCTTCCATCTGGAAGTCCCACCGGACATCACAGCACTCTGCCTCTACACCCCCAGGGTACTCCTCCAACAGCCCTGCAGAGGAACACACGtttactaatcaaatcaaatcaaatttatttatatagcccttcgtacatcagctgatatctcaaagtgctgtacagaaacccagcctaaaaccccaaacagcaagcaatgcaggtgtagaagcacggtggctaggaaaaactccctagaaaggccaatacctaggaagaaacctagagaggaaccaggctatgtggggtggccagtcctcttctggctgtgccgggtggagattataacagaacatggccaagatgttcaaatgttcataaatgaccagcatggtcgaataataataaggcagaacagttgaaactggagcagcagcacagtcaggtggaagttgaaactggagcagcagcattaCGCATTATAaacttggtggttcgagccctgaatgctgattggctgaaagccgtggtatatcagaacgTATACCATGAATCAACATGGATTATTAAAACTGACCTCTTAACTGGCTCAAAACTAAAAAGTCTCATTCTCAATTTGGGCTGCACCAAACATAAACTCCTgggttacgaatcccttttggcccggcagtctagggggggatggtatcgagacccgtaacataactcatgcaaagtgtaatagtgacaaagtaacaGTGAGAATGAAATAACCACAGACAACTAATATCTACACTCAGGGTTTATTTGCAAACTCACGGTAAAGGggggcaggaaaaggggctgagctggacccaaggaaataaACAAATATCCAAAAATaccccctaagctagactagcctacttccatacagctaactaaccacaaatacagtgggtggtccgcccagttctaactagtgttttTAAACAAAGTTTACCttcgggtagtgtatgcccatgggcaacTTGTCTTAGGACCCCCTTTCCCACCATCAaacaacataacaaaaacaatacTCATAGGTGGGGACAAAGTGACATGTAGTAGCGAAAACAAAACCAGAGAACAACCGAGAGATGGAGCTCCAGAGGAAACAACTGactgggtttttaaaccaagggaaaggggatgtgattggttaatggaaacaggaggaggtgtgtcttctgattagcGACTGATTGATGACTGATTGGGGAATGATGATTGCCACCTGTGAGGAGGGGAGAAGCAGAGAAAAGAAATACACACATAGGATACACACAGAatacttgtatccgtaacacCTGTCTGGTGGTCTTGTTGACTTTGGCTTGCTGCTCTGCAATATGACCAGCAGGTGGGGACATACAGTAAACTCACATATTGTCACCCTGCTCATGGACAACTGGTGCTACATCCAAAAGCTTTGTGGTGGAAGCCATCGCTCTACTGTATACATTAAATGAGAAGTCGCTTCTAGAccagggtgtcaaactcattttggaACGCGGGCCGCTTTCCATCTTCAACAAAGTCCAGAGGGCTGCACTATCAATTTATTCCTATTTCCTTCacgtaattaaaaaaaataatgttattGTCCTCTATCCATCAGTTAAAAAAATGATATGCTCCATGACTGTCTAGTGATGACTAGCGTGCTGgacagtcaataaactgtatgaatgtagctTAAATGACAGTGCACAGTGGTTATTATttagttcttccacactgatcttgtcAAACCATTTCATTATGGACCTGGCTTTGTacacggggacattgtcatgctgaaataggaaagggccttccccaaactgttgccacaaagttggatgcaCATGTGTTATTTACTtgacatttttttattgaacctttatttaactaggcaagtcagttaagaacaaattcttatttaaactGACTGCCTAcaccgggccaattgtgcaccgccctgttggactcctaatcacagccagttgtgatacagcctgaatttaaaccagggtgtctgtagtgaaagctctagcaatgagatgcagtgccttagaccgctgctccactcgggagcccccttCTACACACCACTTTCAACGTGATACGTACTGCGTCCACTCCCTGACAGGTCgttgttgtaaataactatttgttcttaactgacttatctGTAtagataaaggtgaaatattgtTTGGGGGTGCATTTTCGTTCCATTAGTTATTTGTAAAATATCAGTCCTGTTCAACAGGGAGTCATTTCCATATTCAGATCATTCTGTGTGTCCCTGAgcatataacctacagtacagtatataaagtAGTACCTGTGCATATAAAACTGGGACTTCCTCCATAGATGAGATCGTCGTTGTCAGGCAGGATAAAGGGACACCTCTGCTGCACCTCCAGACAGTACTGGCCGCACGGGATCCTCTTACTGCAGTGGATCTGGGTGGTCTGGAAGTACTGCGAGCACAGCCAGGGCTTATATACCATCtagaaggagagggatgggagggagagagcacaTTGATGGGTTAGAAATGGTATTGCCActgatgatacacacacacacacacacacacacacacacaacactcgcAACGTGACACACGCACCATCCGTGACCTCTACTGCAATTAATTAACGTGAATTGATGAGACTTCCTGGTATCCAGTGCATCCATAAGGATGTGGGTGGAAGGCCATGTCtatcctccaaacaccgtcttcgagggcattatcacttttatacaacgggttaccaacatattcaaataatgattgatattttgatgaatttattcataatatttcatccttccacaagatatagtcctgacacaaATCTTGGGTTGCTACCCATGTCGGCcggtcgttcgttctatcggttcggttgccagagatgtgacccagtcgttcagtctttttgttctgtatctatggacgcgacccagtcgttcgttctaaatgttccattaccatactggctggcaacgttcttatcccttgcttgctagctagccaactatggctaacttacagtcacatcaaacaatgcagccagaataacaacagtagcgcCCTTTGCATTTGTTAAAGCTGTTTTCTAGTAACATTTCTTAggacaatgagctaatgaggcgcaaattcgcctggcatagaaaatctGTTCTCTCGTCAGAATACTGacgttcagaggagctagccaacaacacatctAACACAATATTTTCAAAcggaagctggaagactgcaaactagctgcacttcatttcgtttgacctttttttcaattgacatttccaTATTCATAAAAATTACGCcatctgattcatgatttcgactagatgctttttatagtggagattaagtttataaattgcctggctgggttgATAAGatagtggattgcgcagtcagatggaaaataataaaataggcattttaacgtcatagatttagctggtggtaacttgtggaatagataccatctggaatgtggttttaaccaataAGCATTCAGGATCGACATACCCGTTGCATAATTTTCAATGTATTAAGGTAAGCAAGTTGattatttaataaaaaaatatgaagCCAAAGTCATATGATAAAATATAGGCTACATAAATTAAGTTGAAATGTTAGTAGAATGTGAGCACATTTGtaagctacctagctagctagctaatttaactGGCTAAACAAAAAATGATATTTTAATTCACCACTTTACAAGCTAGCCAACTAATTAAAATAAACATGATTATTTATTAGGGGATATGCCAAGTAGAGTTTCAGTATTTCAGTGTGTAGTCAATTGAGGGGACTGGCATCTGGTAGgcacgtgtcactgggcagctcttggctgtacTTCCCTTTGCAGTCTGCAATGGTTTGCAAGACcagccacatctgacgagcat contains:
- the LOC116355502 gene encoding transmembrane protein FAM155A-like, producing the protein MVYKPWLCSQYFQTTQIHCSKRIPCGQYCLEVQQRCPFILPDNDDLIYGGSPSFICTGLLEEYPGGVEAECCDVRWDFQMEADNNRSRGTLKRTHPSCHHRTSLSSSAACRLCNSRLKLCLLVLVLLHTVASLTASHNATGVGLGLPASLAPLEESSPTNEE